A stretch of Arachis hypogaea cultivar Tifrunner chromosome 15, arahy.Tifrunner.gnm2.J5K5, whole genome shotgun sequence DNA encodes these proteins:
- the LOC112751710 gene encoding uncharacterized protein yields MNSLSAPIPCKFYTKEPNLRRGRRSSSIIFSSTSSTTSITTIKPSKDESYTVSFKTQRACKLGISRYPDFEYDAQGGFGTGSVAKVATDNINELLVSFDLETLYIPPLTNSTTKFLGLPLPPFLKIDIVPEAFQGTINQDSGKVDFEFKAKFLFSAGSIYKAPPLMVKTVLTSEESKGDMKSGRGKRLDEEGNCRLVGVAKVDPIDDFLMNSFLALPTECLADLNAVISISASS; encoded by the exons ATGAACTCCTTAAGTGCACCAATTCCATGCAAATTTTACACTAAGGAACCAAATcttagaagaggaagaagaagcagcagcattATATTTTCTTCTACATCCTCCACTACAAGCATAACCACCATTAAACCCTCAAAAGATGAGTCTTACACTGTTAGTTTCAAGACACAAAGGGCTTGCAAGCTTGGCATTTCAAGGTACCCTGATTTTGAATATGATGCACAAGGTGGATTTGGAACTGGTTCTGTTGCAAAGGTGGCCACAGATAACATTAATGAGCTTCTTGTTTCATTTGACCTTGAGACACTCTATATTCCACCACTAACTAATTCTACAACCAAGTTTCTGGGGTTGCCACTGCCCCCATTCTTGAAGATTGATATAGTCCCAGAAGCATTCCAAGGAACCATTAACCAAGACTCTGGCAAG GTTGATTTTGAATTCAAGGCCAAGTTCTTGTTTTCTGCTGGGAGTATCTACAAGGCTCCACCACTAATGGTGAAGACAGTGTTGACATCTGAAGAATCGAAGGGTGACATGAAAAGTGGAAGAGGGAAGAGATTGGATGAAGAGGGGAATTGCAGGCTGGTTGGTGTGGCAAAAGTTGATCCAATTGATGATTTTCTCATGAATTCCTTCCTTGCCCTTCCAACTGAGTGCCTTGCTGACCTCAATGCTGTGATCTCAATATCTGCCTCATCTTAA
- the LOC112751711 gene encoding F-box protein SKIP23-like: MFLLYFCVVFFLSFILDFYFLIIACTSDMGDTDGWAHIDEDLLLEISTRFFSYDDYIQLGLVCKEWRLKLPKIPNANNVPWLLIPEETEKNSYEDEEIYHLMQLPVAGQEILDTHGLKERGIYHVMLPNMQMQNYVIRGSSHGWLIMVSLSEGTVLLLNPFTNVEFRLPHISTFPNVIKYEPDNHGDEYTLLDFRDRSETFDCDFTHKIQLLKVVINSPPDCNNHNFMAAAIYGFQRRLAFYKSNDMRWVEFPTRNTEFEDVIFFGEKIYAVNHAGQLYEFDTNTKSGRLEGGIHEVRPPSRVDTSTLTIKYLIGCANGSLLMLVRHFRTRLNRRRYDETYKFDIYELKKNGKKWSRVYNLGDYILMIGFTSSVQIPASYPKTGNQIFFSDNMIEKSIDHVVAQDLGVFSLENRRFYRLLLDVKFFCSPLWLLP, from the coding sequence ATGTTTCTGTTATATTTTTGTGTggtctttttcttatcttttatccttgatttctattttcttatcattGCTTGTACCTCAGACATGGGTGATACTGATGGATGGGCACACATTGATGAAGATTTGTTGCTAGAAATATCAACACGGTTTTTTTCATACGATGATTATATCCAACTTGGATTGGTTTGCAAAGAATGGAGGTTGAAACTTCCAAAGATTCCCAATGCCAACAATGTTCCGTGGCTGCTCATACCTGAAGAAACAGAGAAGAATTCTTATGAAGACGAGGAGATCTATCATCTCATGCAATTACCTGTTGCAGGTCAAGAAATTCTTGATACTCACGGCCTTAAAGAGCGGGGAATCTACCATGTCATGCTGccaaatatgcagatgcagaaCTATGTCATCCGTGGTTCTTCTCATGGATGGTTAATTATGGTATCCTTATCTGAAGGTACCGTGTTACTGTTAAATCCATTTACAAATGTTGAGTTTCGTCTTCCTCACATCTCAACTTTTCCTAATGTAATTAAGTACGAGCCTGATAATCATGGAGACGAATACACTCTGTTGGATTTTCGAGACAGAAGTGAAACTTTTGATTGCGATTTCACTCATAAAATTCAACTTTTGAAGGTTGTTATAAATTCACCTCCTGACTGCAACAATCATAATTTTATGGCGGCTGCCATATATGGATTTCAACGTCGATTAGCCTTTTACAAGTCTAATGATATGAGATGGGTAGAGTTTCCAACTAGAAATACCGAGTTTGAAGATGTTATATTTTTTGGAGAGAAGATATATGCAGTAAACCATGCTGGCCAGTTATATGAATTTGATACAAACACAAAATCAGGGCGGCTTGAGGGAGGAATCCATGAAGTCAGACCTCCATCTCGAGTTGACACAAGCACTTTAACGATTAAATATCTGATTGGATGTGCCAATGGAAGTTTATTAATGTTGGTAAGACATTTTCGCACTCGTTTGAATAGAAGACGCTATGATGAAACTTACAAATTCGACATCTATGAactgaaaaaaaatggaaaaaaatggtCAAGAGTTTATAATTTGGGTGATTACATACTAATGATCGGATTTACTTCTTCTGTTCAAATACCGGCATCTTATCCAAAGACAGGAAATCAGATATTCTTCTCCGATAACATGATAGAGAAATCAATTGACCATGTTGTTGCTCAAGATCTTGGCGTCTTTAGTTTGGAAAACAGACGTTTTTATAGACTATTGTTAGATGTGAAGTTTTTTTGTTCTCCCCTTTGGTTGCTACCCTAA